A stretch of Dryobates pubescens isolate bDryPub1 chromosome 35, bDryPub1.pri, whole genome shotgun sequence DNA encodes these proteins:
- the ETV7 gene encoding transcription factor ETV7 → MNGRALCMLTKEDFRYRAPSSGDVLYELLQYIKTQRRALVCSPLLSSPFREARTSDEGTGCSAEAAQAAAFSCPGHAGPLNHSHHSLESSCRTDATCSFPATLPAPVDGKIADCRLLWDYVYQLLSDSRYEPYIKWEDREAKVFRVVNPNGLAQLWGNHKNRMNMTYEKMSRALRHYYKLNIIKKEPGQKLLFRFLKTPGEIIHEKSSKLEQLENEEHDDLKEDSLEVPL, encoded by the exons gtgaTGTGCTGTATGAATTGCTTCAGTACATCAAGACTCAAAGAAGAGCCCTGGtgtgcagccctttgctgagCTCACCCTTCAGGGAAGCCAGGACCTCAGATGAAG ggacaggctgcagtgctgaggctgcccaggctgctgctttctcctgccCTGGCCATGCAGGGCCCCTCAACCACTCCCAtcacagcctggagagcagctgcaggacagatgccacctgctccttccctgcaaccctgccagccccagtaGATGGGAAAATTGCAG ACTGCAGGTTGCTGTGGGATTATGTCTACCAGCTGCTCTCTGACAGCCGCTATGAGCCCTACATCAAGTGGGAGGACAGGGAAGCCAAGGTCTTTCGGGTCGTTAACCCCAACGGacttgcccagctctggggaaaccaCAAG AACCGGATGAACATGACCTATGAGAAGATGTCACGGGCACTCAGGCACTACTACAAGCTCAACATCATCAagaaggagccagggcagaagcTCTTGTTCAG GTTTTTGAAGACCCCTGGGGAGATCATTCATGAGAAATCCagcaagctggagcagctggagaatgAGGAGCATGATGATCTGAAAGAGGACTCCCTGGAGGTTCCACTGTAA